The following coding sequences are from one Diospyros lotus cultivar Yz01 chromosome 7, ASM1463336v1, whole genome shotgun sequence window:
- the LOC127806887 gene encoding 4-coumarate--CoA ligase 2-like has product METQSQKQQDFIFRSKLPDIYIPNHLPLHSYCFENLSQFSSRPCVINGTTGDIYSYADVELTSRKVAAGLSKLGVGQGEVIMLLLQNCPEFVFAFLGASFRGALSTTANPFYTPAEIEKQAKASKAKLIITQACYAEKVMDFARENGVKVMCTDNPTDGCLHFSELTQANEEEAPAVKISPDDVVALPYSSGTTGLPKGVMLTHKGLVTSVAQQVDGENPNLYFHSEDVIMCVLPLFHIYSLNSVLLCALRVGAAILLMQKFEIRALMELVQRYRVTIAPFVPPIVLAIAKSPTVDDYDLSSIRTVMSGAAPMGKELEDAVRAKLPNAKLGQGYGMTEAGPVLSMCLAFAKEPFEIKSGSCGTVVRNAEMKIVDPDTSASLPRNQAGEICIRGHQIMKGYLNDPEATERTIDKDGWLHTGDIGCIDDDDELFIVDRLKELIKYKGFQVAPAELEAMLIAHPNISDGAVVPMKDEAAGEVPVAFVVRSNGSKITEDEIKQYISKQVVFYKRINRVFFTDAIPKAPSGKILRKDLRAKLAAGLIPN; this is encoded by the exons ATGGAGACCCAGAGTCAGAAGCAGCAAGATTTCATTTTCCGATCAAAACTTCCCGATATTTACATCCCCAACCACCTGCCATTGCACAGCTACTGCTTCGAGAACCTGTCCCAGTTCAGCTCCCGTCCCTGCGTCATCAACGGCACCACCGGCGACATCTACAGCTACGCCGACGTCGAGCTCACGTCCCGGAAAGTGGCCGCTGGGCTCAGCAAGCTCGGCGTCGGGCAGGGCGAGGTCATCATGCTCCTACTCCAGAACTGCCCCGAGTTCGTGTTCGCCTTCCTCGGCGCCTCGTTCCGCGGCGCGCTCAGCACCACCGCCAACCCTTTCTACACGCCGGCGGAGATCGAGAAGCAGGCGAAGGCTTCCAAGGCGAAGCTCATCATCACGCAAGCTTGTTACGCCGAGAAAGTGATGGACTTCGCCAGAGAAAATGGCGTCAAAGTCATGTGCACCGACAACCCAACAGACGGCTGCCTGCATTTCTCCGAATTGACTCAG GCGAACGAAGAAGAGGCGCCGGCGGTGAAGATAAGTCCGGACGACGTGGTGGCGCTGCCGTACTCCTCCGGCACGACGGGGCTGCCGAAAGGCGTGATGCTGACCCACAAAGGGCTGGTGACCAGCGTGGCGCAGCAGGTCGACGGCGAGAACCCCAACCTGTATTTCCACAGCGAAGACGTCATCATGTGCGTGCTGCCATTGTTCCACATCTACTCGCTAAACTCGGTGCTGCTCTGCGCGCTGCGAGTCGGCGCAGCGATCCTGTTGATGCAGAAGTTCGAGATCAGGGCGCTGATGGAGCTGGTGCAGAGGTACAGGGTCACGATCGCGCCGTTCGTGCCTCCGATCGTGCTGGCGATCGCCAAGAGCCCGACGGTGGACGACTACGATCTGTCATCTATTCGGACGGTGATGTCGGGCGCGGCGCCGATGGGGAAGGAGCTTGAGGATGCAGTGAGAGCCAAGCTTCCAAATGCCAAACTTGGCCAG GGTTATGGGATGACGGAGGCCGGACCAGTGCTTTCAATGTGCTTAGCCTTTGCGAAAGAGCCATTCGAGATAAAGTCAGGGTCATGTGGCACTGTGGTTAGAAATGCTGAGATGAAGATCGTTGACCCCGACACTAGTGCCTCCCTTCCCCGAAACCAAGCTGGGGAAATTTGTATCCGAGGTCACCAGATCATGAAAG GTTACCTGAATGATCCGGAGGCCACCGAGAGAACAATTGACAAGGACGGATGGTTACACACCGGCGATATTGGCTGCATCGACGACGACGACGAGCTCTTCATCGTCGACCGCTTGAAAGAGCTCATCAAGTACAAAGGCTTCCAAGTCGCCCCCGCCGAGCTCGAAGCCATGTTGATCGCTCATCCCAACATCTCCGACGGCGCTGTCGTCCC GATGAAAGACGAGGCTGCCGGAGAAGTTCCCGTCGCATTTGTGGTGAGATCCAACGGCTCCAAGATCACAGAAGACGAGATCAAGCAGTACATTTCGAAACAG GTCGTGTTTTACAAGAGAATCAATAGGGTTTTCTTCACGGACGCAATCCCCAAAGCTCCGTCCGGGAAAATCCTCAGAAAAGATTTGAGAGCGAAGCTCGCAGCTGGTTTAATTCCCAATTAG